In the Plasmodium chabaudi chabaudi strain AS genome assembly, chromosome: 13 genome, one interval contains:
- a CDS encoding vacuolar fusion protein MON1, putative, with the protein MHDDDENEKRESKDINQYNYKNNGKDIMDYSFYEEDDILNNDDVNFYDAKVINESDDNFENCFGVNKEQSKRDKYKLGMYDDIINSNTDDDLENFFEDIESEKKEINSNHKYPQANVFGDEEVDKNDTNKFHTRDNSSTTLKDEHNFIEKGKSEENDEHNNNNDLHFINSDAYNMGMMYDNKKASSENIIKDDNLILNKEIIDPTNIEKKSSDNLFVDTNSDDKFFEDENSADQILEEGAIKKEIDQSDDNLIEKLSENINEKVNDKSKEGENKKSDKTETLNKLDNGSNNDSPNNSKFLLEKKKIHEDQTNPLWYKHKRHFFIFTYSGKPVFTRYGNEENLTSFYGTLLAIISKIGSFSFCSDSSTDNNSNKTTSINGKNSLKCIVSKNTKIVYLDKEVLCLICISSVNESNNYILNILNYMYLQIISLLTKSIEKSFKIKPSFDVRYLLDGADLLMCNMISSYSKNMYSIFDGFEPLPLKQEYRNQIHNLISSFKISNVLLSFLFINDKIIGISVSKYTISSIDIVILINMITSMKSFKNAESWIPICLPIYNPNQFLYGYINCIKNKIFCVYICSGASSQDFFHLSSHTSMIETTLTSSGCYEEIIKASNTSSFELPDIPGIDITHMCYYIPYLKQYYSTKICSNKIKRIFRAYQKCDDIIKDSKLPAQIYMETEYENFYFIKTNLYYLYLSVPFYVNINEESINEILKVIAKYHKEIFINNIKQISS; encoded by the exons atgcatgatgatgatgaaaatgaaaaacgTGAATCGAAAGATATAAACCAAtataattacaaaaataatggaaaagATATTATGgattattctttttatgaagaagatgacattttgaataatgatgatgtaaatttttatgatgcaaaagtaataaatgaatctgatgataattttgaaaattgtTTTGGTGTCAATAAAGAGCAATCCAAAAgggataaatataaactaGGAATGTATGatgatattataaattcaaataCAGACGATGAtcttgaaaattttttcgAAGATATAGAAAGTgaaaagaaagaaataaatagtaaCCATAAATATCCTCAAGCAAATGTATTTGGAGATGAAGAAGTTGACAAAAATGATACTAATAAGTTTCATACCCGTGATAATAGTAGTACAACATTAAAGGACGAACATAATTTCAtagaaaaaggaaaatctgaagaaaatgatgagcataacaataataatgacttacattttataaatagtgatgcatataatatggGAATGAtgtatgataataaaaaagcgTCTtcagaaaatattataaaagatgataatttaattttaaataaggAGATTATCGATCCAACAAACATTGAGAAAAAATCAAGcgataatttatttgttgaTACTAATTCCgatgataaattttttgaagaTGAAAATTCCGCCGATCAAATATTGGAAGAGGGggcaattaaaaaagaaattgatCAATCTgatgataatttaattgAAAAGTTAAgcgaaaatataaatgaaaaagtgAATGATAAGTCAAAGGAaggagaaaataaaaaatcggACAAAACCGAAACCTTAAATAAGCTTGACAATGGTAGTAATAATGATTCTccaaataattcaaaatttttactagaaaagaaaaagattCATGAAGATCAAACAAATCCTCTATGGTATAAGCATAAAAGgcacttttttatttttacttacTCTGGTAAACCAGTTTTCACAAGATATggaaatgaagaaaatttaaCAAGTTTTTATGGAACATTACTTGCtataatatcaaaaatagggtcattttcattttgttctgATTCAAGTAcagataataatagtaataagaCAACTAGcataaatggaaaaaactCATTGAAATGTATTGTGagtaaaaatacaaaaatcgTATATTTAGATAAAGAAGttttatgtttaatatgtatatctAGTGTTAATGAgagtaataattatattttgaacaTTTTGAACTATATGTATTTGcaaattatatcattattaacaaaaagtATTGAAaaatcttttaaaataaaaccaTCTTTCGATGTAAGATATTTGCTAGATGGGGCTGATCTTCTTATGTGTAATATGATTTCTTCCTATtcgaaaaatatgtattcgATTTTTGATGGGTTTGAGCCATTACCATTAAAACAAGAATATCGAAACCaaatacataatttaatttcttCATTCAAAATTAGTAATGTTTTATTgtcttttttgtttataaatgataaaattatagGAATATCAGtttcaaaatatacaattagTTCGATAGATATAGTAATACtcataaatatgataacaTCTATGaaatcttttaaaaatgcaGAATCATGGATACCTATTTGTTTGCCTATATACAACCCAAA CCAATTTTTGTATGGATATATTAATtgtatcaaaaataaaatattctgtGTATACATATGTTCCGGGGCGTCGTCTCAAGATTTTTTCCACTTGTCTAGCCATACATCCATGATTGAAACG acGCTAACAAGTTCAGGGTGTTATGAAGAAATAATTAAGGCTTCAAATACCAGTTCGTTTGAACTTCCTGATATTCCCGGTATAGATATTACTCACAtgtgttattatattccttatttaaaacaatattacagcacaaaaatatgctccaataaaataaaaagaattttTCGAGCATATCAAAAATGTGAcgatataataaaagacTCTAAACTACCAgcacaaatatatatggaaacagaatatgaaaatttttatttcattaaaacaaacctttattatttgtatttatcgGTACCATTCTATGTTAATATTAACGAAGAAAGTATTaatgaaattttaaaagttatagcaaaatatcataaagaaatattcattaataACATTAAACAAATTAGTTCTTAA